In one window of Pseudomonas sp. IAC-BECa141 DNA:
- a CDS encoding NAD(P)H-quinone oxidoreductase, protein MKAINIKQFGAPDVLELVEVANPEVRPDDLLVRVYAAGVNRADLTHRTGGYGHPNFGDSLIIGLEIAGEVIGKGSAVTGFEVGDRVMGVVGGGAYAELARIDYRMAMHIPAQLDYVHAAAIPEVFVTAHEAMMHLARLKAGDSVLIHAAAGGVGSAAVQLAYATGATVYATTEGSKLARVEHLGADVAIDYKTQDFAEVIADKTQDRGVDVIIDFIGEPYFARNIASLARGGRLVQVGILAGGGNVTVALEDILYRHLQIIGTVMKSRTQPEKHDMIKRFREHWLDRFEGAGSLEPVVDSTFALSRAADAHRRMESSQNVGKIILTMRPEDLIQV, encoded by the coding sequence ATGAAAGCCATCAACATCAAGCAGTTTGGTGCGCCAGACGTCCTGGAATTAGTAGAGGTCGCCAATCCTGAAGTCCGTCCTGACGACCTGCTGGTGCGTGTCTATGCCGCCGGGGTGAACCGTGCGGACCTGACTCACCGGACCGGTGGGTACGGCCATCCGAACTTCGGTGACTCCCTGATCATCGGCCTGGAAATCGCCGGCGAAGTGATCGGCAAAGGGAGTGCGGTTACAGGGTTCGAGGTAGGAGATCGAGTCATGGGCGTGGTCGGCGGCGGTGCCTACGCCGAGTTGGCCCGCATCGATTACCGCATGGCCATGCACATCCCCGCGCAGCTTGATTATGTACACGCGGCAGCCATTCCCGAGGTCTTCGTCACGGCCCATGAAGCAATGATGCATCTGGCTCGGCTCAAGGCTGGCGATTCAGTGTTGATTCACGCGGCGGCTGGCGGCGTCGGTTCTGCCGCTGTGCAGTTGGCTTACGCCACCGGCGCCACGGTGTATGCGACAACCGAAGGCAGCAAGTTGGCGCGTGTCGAGCATTTGGGCGCTGACGTGGCGATCGATTATAAGACGCAGGACTTCGCTGAAGTGATCGCCGATAAAACCCAGGATCGCGGCGTCGATGTGATCATCGACTTTATCGGAGAACCCTACTTCGCCCGCAATATTGCATCCCTTGCACGGGGCGGTCGCTTGGTTCAGGTCGGGATTCTCGCCGGTGGCGGGAACGTCACGGTGGCGCTGGAGGACATCCTTTACCGCCACTTGCAAATCATCGGTACGGTCATGAAGTCGCGCACGCAACCGGAGAAGCACGACATGATCAAGCGTTTCCGCGAGCACTGGCTTGATCGCTTCGAGGGTGCCGGAAGCCTTGAGCCGGTTGTCGATAGCACGTTTGCGCTCTCAAGGGCTGCCGATGCTCACCGCCGGATGGAATCTTCACAGAACGTCGGGAAAATCATTTTGACGATGCGACCTGAAGACTTGATTCAAGTATGA
- a CDS encoding carboxymuconolactone decarboxylase family protein, protein MSKLDFSSPREAARAFTPKLSQFVDSTLYPQIWSDPALSPRDRSLITVAALIAGGHSEELPAHLRRAAGNGVTRDEMEAAITHLAFYVGLPGAITASAIANATFSETENN, encoded by the coding sequence ATGTCCAAGCTCGATTTCAGCAGCCCTCGCGAAGCAGCGCGCGCGTTCACGCCGAAGCTGTCGCAATTCGTCGACTCGACGCTTTATCCGCAGATCTGGAGTGACCCGGCGCTGTCCCCGCGCGACCGTAGCCTGATCACCGTGGCGGCCTTGATAGCCGGTGGTCACTCGGAAGAGTTGCCTGCCCACTTGCGCCGGGCGGCTGGCAACGGAGTGACCCGCGACGAAATGGAAGCAGCGATCACGCACCTGGCTTTCTATGTGGGCTTGCCTGGCGCCATTACCGCATCGGCGATCGCCAACGCCACGTTCAGCGAAACGGAGAACAATTGA
- a CDS encoding NAD-dependent succinate-semialdehyde dehydrogenase, translating into MKISYDPLYLFIGGEWISADGRDTAAVVNPATGREIGRVPLATAGDLDHALEVTRLSFEQWRQTVPDQRARILKRAADLILERAPQIAAQMTLEEGKPLGESLDEVTRAAEYFEWFAESARRIDGRVVPANRPGVLQLVKRQAIGPVAAFTPWNFPAITPARKLSAALAAGCSVILKPGEESPSTALALARALDDAGLPKGVLQVVFGVPDQVSSHLIASPVIRKVTFTGSVPIGRLLSARAAEGVKPITLELGGHGPVLVFEDADIEKAAIEGVANRFRGTGQVCISSTRFLIQRGAYQAFVDHFVAATEALRIGDGLHPDTQVGPLANPRQLAKMEELVADAVEKGARVLVGGEALSGEGYFFQPTVLADVPMNARVMHEEPFGPIAVLMPFDELADGLQEANRLPYGLSAYAFTSNARTAIDVADGLEAGMIGINQYRIVATELPFGGMKESGHGSEGGIEGIEHYLTHKFISQV; encoded by the coding sequence ATGAAGATTTCCTACGATCCGCTTTATCTTTTCATCGGGGGTGAATGGATCAGTGCCGACGGGCGCGATACTGCCGCCGTCGTTAACCCGGCTACCGGCCGGGAAATCGGGCGCGTCCCACTTGCCACCGCAGGCGATCTTGATCACGCCTTGGAAGTGACTCGCCTGAGCTTCGAGCAGTGGCGCCAGACCGTACCTGACCAACGCGCCAGGATCCTCAAGCGTGCCGCCGACCTGATCCTCGAACGTGCACCGCAGATTGCCGCGCAGATGACCCTGGAGGAAGGTAAACCGCTGGGTGAAAGCCTGGATGAAGTGACCCGCGCGGCAGAGTATTTCGAATGGTTCGCCGAAAGCGCACGGCGTATCGATGGCCGTGTGGTCCCGGCCAACCGGCCAGGCGTATTGCAACTGGTCAAACGCCAGGCTATCGGCCCAGTGGCCGCATTTACACCGTGGAATTTTCCGGCCATTACCCCGGCACGCAAGCTCTCGGCAGCGCTGGCCGCCGGTTGCAGCGTCATTCTCAAACCTGGTGAAGAAAGTCCCTCCACAGCGTTGGCCCTGGCGCGTGCACTCGACGATGCAGGATTGCCCAAGGGTGTGTTGCAAGTGGTCTTTGGCGTACCGGACCAAGTGTCCAGCCATCTGATCGCCTCGCCAGTCATTCGCAAAGTGACCTTCACCGGTTCGGTGCCCATCGGTCGTTTGCTGTCTGCGCGAGCTGCTGAAGGCGTCAAGCCCATCACCCTTGAACTGGGGGGGCACGGACCGGTGCTGGTGTTCGAGGATGCCGACATTGAAAAAGCCGCTATCGAAGGCGTCGCCAACCGCTTTCGCGGCACCGGGCAGGTGTGCATTTCATCCACTCGGTTTCTGATCCAGCGTGGCGCCTATCAAGCCTTCGTCGATCATTTTGTCGCGGCGACCGAAGCCCTGAGGATCGGTGACGGCCTGCATCCGGACACTCAGGTCGGCCCCCTGGCCAACCCAAGGCAATTGGCAAAAATGGAAGAACTGGTCGCCGATGCCGTCGAGAAAGGTGCACGGGTATTGGTCGGTGGTGAAGCCTTGTCAGGCGAAGGCTACTTCTTCCAACCCACGGTTCTGGCAGATGTGCCGATGAACGCCCGCGTCATGCACGAAGAACCCTTCGGCCCCATTGCCGTACTGATGCCGTTCGATGAACTGGCCGATGGGCTGCAGGAAGCCAACCGCCTGCCCTACGGACTCTCGGCCTACGCGTTCACCTCCAACGCGCGCACGGCCATTGATGTCGCTGACGGATTGGAGGCCGGGATGATCGGCATCAACCAATATCGCATCGTCGCAACCGAGCTCCCGTTCGGCGGCATGAAAGAAAGCGGTCACGGCTCCGAAGGCGGCATTGAAGGCATCGAGCACTATCTCACCCACAAATTCATCAGCCAGGTTTAA